The proteins below come from a single Rosa rugosa chromosome 2, drRosRugo1.1, whole genome shotgun sequence genomic window:
- the LOC133730286 gene encoding uncharacterized protein LOC133730286, whose protein sequence is MLPLRPRSKPRVVWRAPPVGLVKINVDGAFHHASRKGGLGFVFRDEHGIMLGGGASQLTGLISPEHAEILACKVALEFALEHGFGPTILETDALEVQRQLSSEAHANTSLLGTLYDDVMALGVSQGFFHAKEVLSVGQSGGLGMFWNDDVKVEVGTTSQHHIDIMVDGGPGTPRWRLIGFYGFARTVDRDKSWQLLRDLSDLETLPWVVIGDFNEILNSSEKKDGPIRAERQMRGFREALGYGDLLDLGFQGPQATWWNFETQLRLDRAVCTPTWCDIFGFARLKHLPPSDSDHVPILLQASTVPLPTRPRHHRFKFEAHWLQHEECDGVVHQAWQTDVSGLPMYQLSKKIAYTRMHLDAWQRKTFKGRQMEMLGVRARLKELLDATLSDAVIMEKKLLSERLQTLLSQEESFWRQRSKVTWLKEGDRNTGYFHRKAANRKRKNTIHGLFNEAGEWCEDDEGLERVVTSYFSNMFKAGDIDVEAMGATLEGIQPCVSETMNEQLCAQYSQEEVRCALFQMYPTKSPGPDGMPPLFFQHYWESIGAEVTAAVQSFLHSGQLLRQINFTHICLIPKVNDPEHMSDLRPIALCNVIYKLCSKVIANRLKLILPDLISPYQSAFVPGRLITDNILVANELAHFVHNKRDGGDGCMALKLDLSKAYDRMEWVFLRKVMERFGFDPVWIEMVMQCVCSVRYSFLLRGKPRGLVIPSRGLRQGDPLSPYLFLIGAEGFSALLQQKQELGLLPGIEICSEAPRVNHLLFADDSMLYADASLEACFQIQDVIETYGRASGQLVNFDKSSIVFSKNVSEVMKDEVSSLLGVEVVASHAKYLGLPTYVGRKKTATFQYIKENLSKKVSNWQGKFLSGAGRDILIRVVAQALPTYAMSVFQLTKNFCEDLEQLCAKFWWGSTLDKRKIHWKTWKALCNPKEEGGLGFRSLSEFNSAMLAKQAWRVISNPQSLIARLFKAKYYPEGSFWTASSHASPSYSWRSIFSTRDLLRKGTYWQIGDGTLVNIWRDSWIPGVSDCKPREGNLAMNEVNRVSDLICHTGVWDINLIRRVFSVDEAEAILSIPLSSREVHDREVWRLEKNGKFSVKTAYRYSFSISSSKSPFELPVGVSFWKKLWKVVIPNAAKVHIWRVCHNILPSLERLISKRVVLDSMTCPLCMQELETTLHLCRDCQFTRQVLQTHGVLSQVCYNPHFAHLGLLEWISSCARDLSLQLLGELVYLLWGVWKERNNRIWDNKVGTAVDVVIVSMSRLHEFRFLQGKIGSSGAGTIRMTRWVAPSVGCFKVNVDGSFFQASKKGSTGFVVRDWQGSFIAGGGKSLSGLLSPEHVEAVACKQAIEFVVTNHYLPAIVETDSQLVYRQLLSREGSNLSILGRVYDDMEYILDAYANLRVVHTKRSANRVAHLMAAHTRTLPVETFYFSSPSFLQAALAAEVV, encoded by the exons ATGCTGCCTCTCAGACCTCGAAGCAAGCCTAGGGTGGTGTGGAGAGCTCCGCCGGTGGGTCTGGTCAAGATCAACGTCGATGGGGCTTTTCATCACGCTTCTCGGAAGGGTGGGCTGGGTTTTGTGTTTAGGGATGAGCATGGGATTATGTTGGGCGGTGGTGCTAGTCAACTGACTGGTTTAATATCGCCGGAGCACGCAGAGATTCTGGCATGTAAAGTTGCATTAGAATTTGCGTTGGAGCATGGGTTTGGTCCTACAATATTGGAGACTGATGCGTTGGAGGTCCAACGACAACTCTCTTCGGAGGCGCATGCTAACACCTCCTTGCTGGGTACGCTTTATGATGATGTAATGGCCTTGGGTGTATCCCAGGGGTTTTTTCAT GCTAAGGAAGTGTTGAGTGTAGGACAGTCTGGTGGTTTGGGCATGTTCTGGAATGATGATGTGAAGGTGGAGGTGGGTACGACGTCACAACATCATATTGATATTATGGTTGATGGAGGACCTGGAACCCCTAGGTGGAGACTTATAGGTTTTTACGGATTTGCTCGAACGGTGGATAGAGACAAATCATGGCAGCTTTTGCGTGATTTGAGTGATTTGGAGACCCTTCCCTGGGTCGTTATCGGggattttaatgaaatcctAAATAGCAGTGAGAAGAAAGATGGTCCGATTAGGGCAGAGAGGCAGATGCGTGGTTTTAGAGAAGCCCTAGGGTATGGGGATTTGCTTGATCTTGGTTTTCAGGGGCCTCAGGCAACTTGGTGGAATTTTGAAACCCAGTTACGGTTGGACAGGGCTGTGTGTACACCGACCTGGTGTGATATTTTTGGTTTTGCACGTCTGAAGCATCTCCCACCAAGTGATTCCGATCATGTGCCAATACTGCTACAAGCTAGTACTGTTCCTCTTCCCACACGTCCTCGTCATCATCGCTTCAAATTTGAAGCACATTGGTTGCAACATGAAGAATGTGATGGCGTTGTACACCAAGCATGGCAGACAGATGTGTCCGGTTTGCCAATGTATCAATTGTCCAAGAAGATAGCTTATACTAGAATGCATCTGGATGCTTGGCAGAGGAAGACGTTCAAGGGTAGACAGATGGAAATGTTAGGGGTTCGAGCACGTTTGAAGGAGTTGCTAGATGCAACGCTTTCTGATGCTGTGATTATGGAGAAGAAGCTTTTGTCTGAACGTCTCCAAACTTTATTATCTCAAGAAGAATCTTTCTGGCGACAAAGATCGAAAGTAACTTGGTTGAAGGAAGGAGATCGTAACACGGGTTATTTTCACCGGAAGGCAGCaaatagaaaaaggaaaaatactaTACATGGTCTATTTAATGAGGCTGGTGAGTGGTGTGAGGATGATGAGGGGTTGGAGCGAGTGGTGACTTCCTACTTTTCTAATATGTTCAAAGCAGGGGACATTGATGTTGAGGCCATGGGTGCTACATTAGAGGGTATTCAACCATGTGTTTCTGAAACTATGAATGAACAATTGTGTGCTCAATATTCTCAAGAAGAGGTTCGGTGTGCCTTGTTTCAAATGTACCCAACTAAATCGCCAGGGCCAGATGGTATGCCTCCTCTATTCTTCCAACACTATTGGGAGTCAATAGGAGCTGAGGTGACTGCTGCTGTTCAGAGTTTTTTACATTCAGGTCAGCTGTTACGACAAATTAATTTCACACATATTTGTCTTATCCCAAAAGTGAATGATCCGGAGCACATGTCAGATTTAAGACCTATTGCATTATGTAATGTAATCTACAAGCTTTGTTCGAAAGTCATAGCAAACAGGTTGAAGTTGATTTTGCCAGACTTGATTTCTCCATATCAGAGTGCTTTTGTGCCTGGCAGGTTAATTACTGATAATATACTTGTCGCTAATGAACTTGCTCATTTTGTTCATAACAAAAGGGATGGTGGTGATGGGTGTATGGCTCTTAAACTAGACTTGAGCAAAGCCTATGATAGGATGGAATGGGTTTTTCTTAGGAAGGTGATGGAAAGGTTTGGTTTTGATCCGGTATGGATAGAGATGGTGATGCAGTGTGTCTGCTCTGTCAGATACTCTTTTTTGCTGCGTGGAAAGCCTCGTGGTCTTGTTATTCCGAGTAGAGGATTACGGCAAGGTGATCCTCTGTCCCCATATTTATTTCTAATTGGGGCAGAGGGTTTCTCAGCCTTATTACAGCAAAAGCAGGAATTGGGATTGCTCCCTGGGATTGAGATTTGCAGTGAAGCCCCTCGGGTGAATCATTTActttttgctgatgatagcATGCTTTATGCTGACGCTTCTCTAGAGGCCTGTTTCCAGATACAGGATGTTATAGAAACATATGGTAGGGCATCTGGTCAATTGGTTAATTTTGATAAAAGCTCTATTGTTTTCAGTAAAAATGTTTCAGAAGTTATGAAAGATGAGGTGTCCAGCCTATTGGGAGTTGAGGTGGTGGCTTCCCATGCAAAATATTTGGGTCTTCCAACGTATGTAGGGAGGAAGAAAACTGCTACCTTCCAGTATATCAAGGAGAATTTGTCCAAGAAGGTCTCCAATTGGCAAGGAAAATTTTTGAGTGGTGCAGGTAGAGACATTCTCATCAGAGTGGTGGCACAAGCTCTTCCAACTTATGCAATGAGTGTCTtccaattaacaaaaaatttctGTGAGGATCTTGAACAACTTTGTGCCAAGTTCTGGTGGGGGAGTACtcttgataaaagaaaaattcactGGAAGACTTGGAAGGCTTTGTGCAAtcctaaagaggaaggagggCTAGGTTTCCGTAGTTTATCAGAATTTAATTCCGCTATgctagccaaacaagcatggcGTGTGATCAGCAATCCTCAATCGCTGATAGCTCGACTCTTTAAAGCTAAGTACTATCCAGAAGGTTCTTTTTGGACAGCTTCATCCCATGCCTCTCCTTCTTATTCCTGGCGAAGTATCTTTTCCACAAGGGATTTGTTAAGGAAAGGCACTTACTGGCAGATAGGCGATGGGACATTGGTGAACATATGGAGGGATTCGTGGATTCCTGGGGTGTCGGATTGTAAGCCTAGAGAAGGTAATTTGGCTATGAATGAAGTCAATAGGGTGAGTGACTTGATTTGTCATACAGGGGTTTGGGACATTAATCTCATTCGAAGGGTGTTTTCGGTTGATGAAGCTGAAGCAATCTTATCAATTCCTCTATCTTCTAGGGAGGTGCATGACAGGGAGGTTTGGAGACTTGAAAAGAATGGCAAGTTTTCGGTGAAGACTGCTTACCGATACTCTTTCTCTATTTCTTCTTCTAAGAGCCCTTTTGAGCTGCCAGTTGGGGTGAGTTTTTGGAAAAAGCTGTGGAAGGTTGTCATCCCTAATGCAGCCAAAGTTCATATATGGCGGGTGTGTCACAATATCCTCCCATCTTTGGAGAGATTAATCTCAAAGAGAGTTGTGTTGGATTCCATGACTTGTCCGTTGTGTATGCAGGAGTTGGAAACAACACTGCATTTGTGTCGTGACTGTCAGTTCACTAGACAAGTGCTGCAAACACATGGGGTGTTGTCACAGGTTTGTTATAATCCTCATTTTGCTCATTTGGGTCTGTTGGAATGGATTAGTTCTTGTGCCAGAGACTTATCTCTACAGTTACTTGGTGAGTTGGTATACCTTCTTTGGGGGGTGTGGAAAGAACGAAATAATCGAATTTGGGACAACAAAGTTGGTACGGCTGTTGATGTAGTTATCGTGTCTATGTCAAGGCTGCATGAATTTCGTTTTCTGCAAGGGAAGATTGGGAGTAGTGGAGCTGGTACTATTAGAATGACTCGGTGGGTTGCTCCCTCTGTGGGCTGTTTTAAAGTCAATGTAGATGGTTCTTTCTTTCAAGCATCTAAAAAAGGGAGCACTGGTTTTGTTGTCAGGGATTGGCAGGGCTCATTTATAGCAGGAGGAGGTAAATCTCTTTCGGGTTTACTATCACCTGAACATGTGGAAGCTGTAGCCTGCAAACAGGCCATTGAGTTTGTAGTTACAAATCATTATTTGCCAGCTATTGTGGAGACTGATTCGCAATTGGTGTATCGACAATTGCTTAGCCGAGAGGGGAGTAACTTGTCCATCTTGGGACGTGTTTATGATGATATGGAGTACATTTTGGATGCTTATGCAAACCTGCGCGTAGTTCATACAAAGAGAAGTGCAAATAGGGTGGCACATCTGATGGCTGCTCATACTAGGACTCTCCCTGTGgagactttttatttttcttcccctTCTTTTTTACAAGCTGCATTAGCAGCTGAAGTTGTGTAA